Proteins from a genomic interval of Crassostrea angulata isolate pt1a10 chromosome 7, ASM2561291v2, whole genome shotgun sequence:
- the LOC128156728 gene encoding uncharacterized protein LOC128156728 — MAKARIHASLLCTVLVLSILHLPGPATARCESGDEDEQGFPVSPFPITRTIQFQTPFVAKPSIVYGITMLDINYAENNRAKIQLLGVEKSNFTVWMGTMYDTKMYGLGIRWMACD, encoded by the exons ATGGCGAAAGCACGGATTCACGCAAGCCTTCTTTGTACTGTCCTGGTTCTTTCCATAC TTCATCTCCCTGGACCCGCAACAGCAAGAT GCGAGTCTGGCGACGAAGATGAGCAGGGTTTCCCCGTTTCTCCATTCCCCATTACCAGGACGATACAGTTCCAAACGCCGTTCGTCGCGAAGCCTTCCATCGTGTACGGAATCACGATGCTGGATATCAACTACGCGGAGAACAACAGAGCTAAGATACAACTCCTGGGGGTGGAGAAGAGCAACTTCACGGTGTGGATGGGGACCATGTATGACACGAAGATGTACGGTCTGGGCATTAGATGGATGGCCTGTGATTAG
- the LOC128191710 gene encoding uncharacterized protein LOC128191710, producing MSARVVAKLVLKLILCQRRLTQPIKVEDSYIKKIKVTCLQNPFRKNSCSLENLSLLKMDVFYMDLKFLVVLFTCIGLVSCRCESGEVTVSRYPMPPFPKREIIKFKQPFMDRPAVMYGIKMIDSAYNKNTRADVKLLWVRPEAFSILMRSAYDSHLYGLGVSWMACL from the exons ATGAGTGCAAGGGTTGTTGCTAAACTAGTTTTGAAATTAATCTTATGTCAGAGGCGCCTAACTCAGCCAATAAAAGTGGAAGATtcgtacattaaaaaaataaaagtcacCTGTCTTCAAAATCCATTTAGAAAAAATTCTTGCAGTTTGGAAAACCTTTCTCTGCTCAAG ATGGATGTGTTTTATATGGATCTAAAATTTCTTGTTGTCCTATTTACCTGCATCg GTCTTGTTTCCTGCCGCT GTGAGTCGGGAGAAGTGACAGTTTCCAGATACCCCATGCCACCATTTCCCAAACGGGAGATCATCAAATTCAAACAGCCCTTTATGGATCGACCCGCGGTGATGTACGGGATAAAGATGATCGACTCGGCCTACAACAAGAACACCAGGGCCGATGTTAAACTGTTGTGGGTGCGGCCGGAGGCGTTCTCCATCCTCATGAGGTCTGCCTACGATTCACACCTATATGGCCTGGGGGTCTCTTGGATGGCCTGTCtataa
- the LOC128157122 gene encoding uncharacterized protein LOC128157122 — MSARVVAKLVLKLILCQRRLTQPIKVEDSYIKKIKVTCLQNPFRKNSCSLENLSLLKMDVFYMDLKFLVVLFTCIGLVSCRCESGEVTVSRYPKPPFPKREIIKFKQPFMDRPAVMYGIKMIDSAYNKNTRADVKLLWVRPEAFSILMRSAYDSHLYGLGVSWMACL; from the exons ATGAGTGCAAGGGTTGTTGCTAAACTAGTTTTGAAATTAATCTTATGTCAGAGGCGCCTAACTCAGCCAATAAAAGTGGAAGATtcgtacattaaaaaaataaaagtcacCTGTCTTCAAAATCCATTTAGAAAAAATTCTTGCAGTTTGGAAAACCTTTCTCTGCTCAAG ATGGATGTGTTTTATATGGATCTAAAATTTCTTGTTGTCCTATTTACCTGCATCg GTCTTGTTTCCTGCCGCT GTGAGTCGGGAGAAGTGACAGTTTCCAGATACCCCAAGCCACCATTTCCCAAACGGGAGATCATCAAATTCAAACAGCCCTTTATGGATCGACCCGCGGTGATGTACGGGATAAAGATGATCGACTCGGCCTACAACAAGAACACCAGGGCCGATGTTAAACTGTTGTGGGTGCGGCCGGAGGCGTTCTCCATCCTCATGAGGTCTGCCTACGATTCACACCTATATGGCCTGGGGGTCTCTTGGATGGCCTGTCTATAA
- the LOC128156832 gene encoding caspase-8-like: MNDIETDNTIWTDAVSEKGYDYGEFLVSVDSGLDTSDVDNLKFLLRGFLPDSKIQRAERGLDLFNELQNTGVIDIDNADLELLEECLYRIHRKDLLKKMARDTNLVEQRLKRLQADLQKKKISYMNSAKFLSPFRVLLFEIGEDIDDEEFKSVMFTLTSVVPKGQLSKMKSIFDLFLFLEKKDEMSHTKVDVLLKVLKVIDRADLIPKVNKYISLQAKENNYSQNSQPTLMEVEPPQVPPTGAQNHPPPQALGAGGGIRPTSHAPLPQGILIRLADVIAKCPNWKDISPFLGLEDSSITAIINDDHLIVSLRILKMLEYWQMNVMQNDETCRVTMIGVLQKFRITEGLQILGETVEEDDHIPDPTPTNLQSMYRPPVGDIPEPIRHPAPEPLPAIQSLRPITSTSEIETQTSMMILPNSSQPVRDENEENLSVSNTEARVQPVEREPQPSENNYVQSERSTRDDRVDETLAVAMRRTHLDDEMDLPSYRMDRKPRGIAVIINNMKFFKVANDHESKEMPDRTGTDLDADKLTYIFQKLGFLVRRYDNLEDVAMYRRLVDVSLEDHSNYDCFVCCILSHGVLQNIYGTNGRLVRISELTGIFRSRKCTGLAGKPKLFFIQACQGREKQMGIDIEMDSDIEADNGRNSEMIPDEADFVLGCATVPGYVSYRSRSQGSWFVNKLVEMLDKFAYRYDLLSILVKVNEEVGRANARLEGGVFKQIPAPLVTLRKKLFFR; the protein is encoded by the exons ATGAATGATATAGAGACAGACAATACCATTTGGACAGATGCAGTTTCAGAAAAAGGGTACGATTATGGAGAATTTCTAGTGAGTGTTGACAGTGGGTTGGACACTAGTGATGTGGACAACCTGAAGTTTCTCTTACGTGGATTTTTACCAGATTCCAAGATACAGAGGGCAGAGAGAGGTCTGGATCTGTTCAATGAGCTTCAGAACACAGGAGTCATTGATATTGATAATGCAGACTTAGAACTTCTCGAAGAATGCCTGTACAGAATTCACAGGAAAGACTTGTTAAAGAAGATGGCTAGGGACACTAATCTTGTGGAACAGAGATTAAAAAGGCTGCAGGCAGATTTACAGAAAAAGAAGATCTCATACATGAATTCAGCCAAGTTTTTGTCACCCTTCAG GGTGTTACTATTTGAGATTGGTGAGGACATTGATGACGAAGAGTTCAAGTCCGTCATGTTTACTCTGACGTCTGTGGTGCCTAAAGGACAACTCTCCAAAATGAAGTCCATCTTTGATCTGTTTTTGTTCTTGGAGAAGAAAGATGAGATGTCTCATACAAAAGTTGATGTGTTACTGAAAGTGTTGAAGGTCATTGACAGAGCTGACCTTATTCCAAAGGTCAACAAATATATTTCCCTGCAAG CCAAAGAGAATAACTACTCTCAGAATTCTCAACCAACTCTAATGGAGGTGGAGCCACCCCAAGTACCCCCAACAGGAGCACAGAACCACCCTCCTCCTCAAGCTTTGGGGGCAGGAGGGGGCATCAGACCAACATCCC ATGCCCCATTGCCACAGGGCATTCTTATAAGGTTAGCTGATGTGATAGCAAAGTGTCCAAATTGGAAGGATATTTCGCCGTTCCTTGGTTTGGAGGACAGCTCAATTACAGCTATTATCAATGATGATCATCTCATTGTTTCTCTGAGAATATTGAAAATGCTAGAGTATTGGCAAATGAACGTTATGCAGAATGATGAGACTTGCAGAGTGACCATGATTGGGGTCCTCCAAAAGTTTAGAATTACTGAGGGGCTTCAGATACTGGGAGAGACTGTTGAAGAAGATGATCATATTCCTGATCCCA CACCAACCAACCTGCAATCCATGTATCGGCCCCCTGTTGGAGACATTCCTGAGCCAATAAGACACCCCGCCCCAGAGCCTCTCCCTGCCATCCAGTCCCTGAGGCCAATCACATCCACATCAGAGATAGAAACACAAACCTCCATGATGATTCTTCCCAACAGCAGTCAGCCAGTCAGAGATGAGAATGAGGAGAACCTCTCTGTATCTAACA CTGAAGCCCGAGTTCAGCCAGTGGAAAGAGAACCCCAACCCTCAGAAAATAACTATGTCCAGTCTGAGAGAAGCACGAGAG ATGATAGAGTGGATGAGACCTTGGCCGTAGCCATGAGGAGAACGCACCTAGATGATGAGATGGACCTGCCATCATACAGAATGGACAGGAAGCCAAGAG GCATAGCTGTGATAATCAACAACatgaaatttttcaaagttgCTAATGACCATGAAAGCAAAGAGATGCCAGATCGCACAGGCACAGACCTCGACGCTG ataaattAACATACATATTCCAGAAGCTAGGTTTCCTTGTGAGAAGATATGATAACTTAGAGGATGTTGCCATGTACAGGCGATTGGTCGATGTTTCTCTGGAAGACCACAGTAATTATGACTGTTTCGTGTGCTGCATTTTGTCACATGGTGTGCTCCAGAACATCTATGGCACCAATGGCAGACTTGTCAGAATTTCAGAATTAACAGGAATATTCCGATCAAGGAAATGTACAGGACTGGCGGGAAAACCAAAATTGTTCTTCATTCAAGCTTGTCAAGGAAGAGAAAAGCAAATGG GAATTGACATCGAAATGGACAGTGACATTGAGGCGGATAATGGCAGGAACTCTGAGATGATCCCGGACGAGGCCGACTTTGTGCTTGGGTGTGCCACTGTCCCCGGGTACGTGTCCTACAGAAGTAGGTCACAGGGAAGCTGGTTCGTCAATAAACTGGTCGAAATGCTGGATAAATTTGCCTACAG GTATGACCTCTTGAGTATCCTGGTCAAGGTCAACGAGGAAGTTGGTCGAGCTAACGCCCGGCTGGAGGGAGGGGTCTTCAAACAAATCCCCGCCCCTCTCGTCACCCTTAGGAAAAAACTGTTCTTTCGGTGA